In Ferribacterium limneticum, a genomic segment contains:
- a CDS encoding Hpt domain-containing protein, whose protein sequence is MISADFLFRQAACMEKNMAGAFVLDKASILDRLGGDEEIFTMMVDMFVQDVDNNCAALATALASGDPAVLRREAHTVKGLLATFSDETGAAEACVVELRARDGLIADQAEAVAGLQQRLREIAAVLSAG, encoded by the coding sequence TTGATTTCAGCCGATTTCCTGTTTCGGCAGGCGGCCTGCATGGAGAAGAATATGGCAGGGGCTTTCGTGTTGGACAAGGCGTCGATTCTCGACCGTCTGGGCGGTGACGAAGAAATTTTCACGATGATGGTCGACATGTTCGTGCAGGATGTCGACAACAATTGCGCGGCCTTGGCCACTGCCCTGGCGTCCGGCGATCCTGCCGTGCTGCGCCGCGAGGCCCACACGGTCAAAGGCTTGCTGGCAACGTTTTCCGATGAGACCGGAGCGGCCGAGGCCTGTGTTGTCGAACTGCGGGCGCGGGATGGGCTGATCGCCGATCAGGCCGAGGCAGTGGCCGGACTGCAGCAGCGCCTGCGGGAAATTGCGGCGGTTTTAAGCGCCGGGTAG
- the bioF gene encoding 8-amino-7-oxononanoate synthase: MTTSPLEDHLNAELADIETAGLTRRRRVLESSCGRIATVNGKNVLNFAANDYLGLAGNTEIARALADGALQWGAGSGASHLVSGHLAPHEALEKEIAAFTGFPRALTFSTGYLANLAVTPTLAGRGDAVFADKLNHASLIDAMQQAKANGAEVHRYAHNDVAALEKLLAASTAATKVIVTDAVFSMDGDLAPLPLIFALAERYDAWLVIDDAHGFGVLGREGKGSLAHFNLPASPRILLMGTLGKAAGVGGAFVAGSETAIEYLLQKGRSYIFTTAQPPAIACALSKSLQLIENGDALRANLMARISQLRDGLAGLPLKLLPSLTAIQPLIVGENDAAVALAKALWERGLWVPAIRPPTVPKGTARLRISVSAAHTEADINQLVTALKELA, from the coding sequence CCGCGTCCTGGAAAGCTCCTGCGGGCGCATTGCCACGGTGAACGGCAAAAATGTGCTGAATTTCGCCGCCAACGATTACCTCGGGCTGGCCGGCAATACCGAGATTGCCCGGGCGCTGGCCGATGGCGCGCTGCAATGGGGCGCCGGCAGCGGTGCCTCGCATCTGGTCAGCGGCCACCTCGCGCCGCACGAAGCGCTGGAAAAGGAAATCGCCGCCTTCACCGGCTTTCCGCGCGCCCTGACCTTCTCCACCGGCTACCTGGCCAACCTCGCCGTGACGCCGACCCTGGCCGGGCGCGGCGACGCGGTTTTCGCCGACAAGCTCAACCACGCCTCGCTGATCGATGCCATGCAGCAGGCCAAGGCCAACGGCGCCGAGGTCCACCGCTACGCGCACAACGATGTCGCGGCGCTCGAAAAGTTGCTGGCAGCTAGCACAGCAGCCACCAAGGTCATCGTCACTGACGCCGTGTTCAGCATGGACGGCGACCTCGCCCCGCTGCCGCTCATCTTCGCGCTGGCCGAGCGCTACGACGCCTGGCTGGTAATCGACGACGCGCACGGCTTTGGCGTTCTCGGTCGCGAAGGCAAGGGCAGCCTCGCCCATTTCAACCTGCCCGCCTCGCCGCGCATTTTGCTTATGGGCACGTTGGGCAAGGCGGCCGGTGTCGGCGGCGCCTTCGTGGCAGGTTCAGAAACCGCCATCGAATACCTGCTGCAAAAAGGCCGCAGCTACATTTTCACGACGGCCCAGCCGCCGGCTATCGCCTGCGCGCTGAGCAAGAGCCTGCAATTGATCGAAAACGGCGACGCCTTGCGCGCCAACCTAATGGCCCGCATCAGCCAGTTGCGCGACGGGCTGGCCGGCCTGCCGCTCAAATTGCTGCCGTCGCTGACCGCCATCCAGCCGCTCATCGTCGGCGAAAACGACGCCGCCGTCGCCCTCGCAAAAGCCTTGTGGGAGCGCGGCCTGTGGGTGCCAGCCATTCGCCCGCCGACAGTGCCGAAAGGCACGGCGCGCCTGCGCATTTCGGTCTCCGCCGCTCACACCGAAGCCGATATCAACCAACTCGTCACCGCCCTCAAGGAACTGGCATGA
- a CDS encoding alpha/beta fold hydrolase, with translation MTAPLIFLPGWCVGRGPLNATVNRINGQIFDLPGYGNAPLISDFDAAADDIAARLQAGTTLAGWSLGAQLALAVAARHPAKVGKLVLVAGTTSFVQRDGWPHAMPPATLAEFAAGVAADVEAMLPRFVGGFNRGDARAKAVTLELLKLADPRPSGEVLATGLNWLRDIDLRDLAPQVKAPTLLIHGAADPLMPLGAAEALAALIPGAKLAVFDDCAHAPFMSRPDDFVATVHQFLND, from the coding sequence ATGACCGCTCCCCTCATTTTCCTGCCCGGCTGGTGCGTCGGCCGCGGCCCGCTCAATGCTACGGTCAACCGGATAAATGGGCAGATTTTCGATTTGCCCGGCTACGGCAACGCGCCGCTGATCAGCGATTTTGATGCCGCCGCCGACGACATCGCCGCCCGCCTGCAAGCCGGCACGACGCTGGCCGGCTGGTCGCTCGGCGCGCAACTCGCGCTGGCCGTCGCCGCCCGTCATCCGGCCAAGGTCGGCAAGCTCGTGCTCGTCGCCGGCACGACTTCCTTCGTCCAGCGCGATGGCTGGCCGCACGCCATGCCGCCGGCCACCCTGGCCGAGTTCGCGGCTGGCGTCGCGGCCGATGTCGAAGCCATGCTGCCGCGCTTCGTTGGCGGCTTCAACCGTGGCGACGCCCGCGCCAAGGCGGTCACGCTCGAACTCCTCAAACTCGCCGACCCGCGCCCGTCCGGCGAAGTCCTGGCGACCGGGCTGAACTGGCTGCGCGACATCGACCTGCGCGACCTCGCGCCGCAGGTCAAGGCGCCAACCCTGCTCATCCACGGCGCCGCCGATCCGCTCATGCCGCTGGGCGCCGCCGAAGCCCTCGCCGCCCTGATTCCCGGCGCCAAGCTAGCCGTCTTCGACGACTGCGCCCACGCTCCCTTCATGTCCAGGCCTGACGATTTCGTCGCCACCGTGCACCAATTCCTGAATGACTAG
- the bioC gene encoding malonyl-ACP O-methyltransferase BioC — MTRPSKARIRESFERAAPTYDSAADIQRRICTQLAEGLPAIAPARLLDAGCGTGFAQVDLLARFPDAHAVALDLSPAMLDRVAAPCCRIAGDLEHLPLSDASLDLYWSSLAVQWCDLATALREAHRTLRPNGLVALASLGPATFHELRHAFADVDHYRHTLSFHSPEEIRKIAVNLGFATVNPKKSTKIAHYPDFKTLLRAVKAIGANQLGNGRRTSLMSRATFQRAEAAYEQLRTPAGLPLTYDVIYLYASK, encoded by the coding sequence ATGACTAGGCCCTCCAAGGCGCGCATCCGCGAATCCTTCGAGCGCGCCGCCCCGACCTACGACAGCGCCGCCGACATCCAGCGCCGCATCTGCACCCAGCTCGCCGAAGGCCTGCCGGCCATCGCCCCGGCCCGCCTGCTCGATGCCGGCTGCGGCACCGGTTTTGCCCAGGTCGACCTGCTCGCCCGTTTTCCCGATGCCCATGCCGTCGCCCTCGACCTCTCGCCGGCCATGCTCGACCGGGTCGCTGCGCCATGCTGCCGCATCGCCGGCGATCTCGAACACCTGCCGCTGTCAGATGCCAGCCTCGATCTTTACTGGTCCAGCCTCGCCGTCCAGTGGTGCGATCTGGCCACCGCACTGCGTGAAGCCCACCGCACGCTGCGCCCGAATGGCCTGGTCGCCCTCGCCAGCCTCGGCCCGGCCACCTTCCACGAGCTGCGCCACGCCTTCGCCGACGTCGACCACTACCGCCACACGTTGAGTTTTCACAGCCCCGAGGAAATCCGCAAAATCGCCGTCAATCTCGGCTTTGCTACGGTCAACCCGAAAAAAAGCACAAAAATCGCGCACTACCCGGACTTCAAAACCCTGCTTCGCGCCGTCAAGGCCATCGGCGCCAACCAGCTCGGCAACGGCCGGCGGACCAGTCTGATGAGCCGCGCCACCTTCCAGCGCGCCGAAGCCGCCTACGAGCAGCTGCGCACCCCGGCCGGCCTGCCGCTGACCTACGACGTGATCTATCTTTACGCCAGCAAATGA
- the bioD gene encoding dethiobiotin synthase, translating into MSPAYFLTGTDTEIGKTFITCALLHRAGLDGLKAVGLKPIAAGTDGAGLNDDVEAIRAASNVELPRQIINPYCFKPAVAPHIAAAEAGVSIEFGPIRASCDAARQQADLVIVEGVGGFCVPLSGEQSTADLAVNLGLPVILVVGMRLGCINHALLTAEAITARGLKLAGWVANRIDPMMSRFEENLATLQTLLPAPLLGVVPHGPQGGAHGAAAFLKLPGA; encoded by the coding sequence ATGAGCCCCGCCTATTTCCTGACCGGCACCGACACCGAAATCGGCAAGACCTTCATCACCTGCGCCCTGCTCCACCGGGCCGGGCTGGACGGCCTCAAAGCCGTAGGACTCAAGCCCATCGCCGCCGGCACCGATGGCGCCGGGCTCAATGACGATGTCGAAGCGATCCGTGCCGCCAGCAACGTCGAACTGCCGCGCCAGATCATCAACCCCTATTGCTTCAAGCCCGCCGTCGCCCCGCACATCGCCGCGGCAGAAGCCGGCGTGAGCATCGAGTTCGGGCCAATCAGGGCGAGTTGCGACGCGGCCCGGCAGCAGGCCGATCTGGTCATCGTCGAAGGCGTCGGTGGATTTTGTGTGCCGTTAAGCGGCGAGCAGAGCACCGCCGACCTCGCCGTCAACCTCGGCTTGCCGGTCATCCTCGTCGTCGGCATGCGTCTCGGCTGCATCAACCACGCGCTGCTCACGGCCGAAGCCATCACCGCCCGCGGCCTGAAGCTGGCTGGCTGGGTCGCCAACCGTATCGACCCGATGATGTCCCGCTTTGAAGAAAATTTGGCAACGCTGCAAACCTTGCTGCCGGCCCCCTTGCTCGGCGTCGTGCCGCACGGGCCGCAAGGCGGAGCCCATGGCGCCGCCGCCTTCCTCAAACTACCCGGCGCTTAA